A DNA window from Carnobacterium funditum DSM 5970 contains the following coding sequences:
- a CDS encoding fasciclin domain-containing protein, which translates to MSKELLKKLRLGVVSLAAIGLLAGCATDDNTDPDPMNEDPAMEESVEVKEDVVGIAQGNSDFSILVSALQEAELVETLQGEGPFTVFAPTNAAFEKLLGELDITAEELLAQPDLDKILTYHVVSGKVLAADLTDGMKAETVNGEELTFDLSGDPMVNESAISTTDIEATNGVVHAIDTVLVPSDFELKEVDGY; encoded by the coding sequence ATGAGTAAAGAATTATTGAAGAAGTTACGATTAGGTGTAGTTTCGTTAGCAGCCATTGGATTGTTAGCAGGATGTGCAACAGATGATAATACGGATCCTGATCCAATGAATGAGGATCCAGCTATGGAAGAATCCGTCGAAGTTAAAGAAGATGTTGTTGGTATTGCACAAGGTAATTCTGACTTTAGTATTTTAGTATCTGCTCTTCAAGAAGCAGAACTTGTTGAAACTCTTCAAGGCGAAGGTCCTTTTACAGTATTTGCACCGACTAATGCTGCATTTGAAAAACTGTTAGGTGAATTAGATATTACAGCTGAAGAATTACTCGCACAGCCTGATTTAGATAAGATTCTTACGTATCATGTTGTTTCTGGAAAAGTTTTAGCTGCTGATTTAACAGATGGAATGAAAGCAGAAACAGTTAATGGAGAAGAATTAACATTTGATTTATCGGGAGATCCCATGGTGAATGAATCAGCAATAAGTACAACCGATATTGAAGCAACAAACGGCGTTGTACATGCGATTGATACCGTTTTGGTTCCTTCTGATTTTGAATTAAAAGAAGTAGATGGATATTAA
- a CDS encoding FAD-dependent oxidoreductase: protein MSILSLFKNNEIKLIDKRKEFSDKYSFSFESKSPLSWKAGQHGLFNFKGEKLNRGNSRMYSVASSPYEKIITIGTKIGENPSEFKAKLKSMEIGESIFLRGPFGGFFISNDNKSIAMIAGGIGITPMRAILKDLEYKDRKGKVKLFYIDSKREYVFKDELDKISNNNPKMNIIYLKDRKDLEENILDYIKKHKNNSLYFISGNPNMVKEIRIKLKDNGIKRKNIINDRFRGYK from the coding sequence ATGAGTATATTAAGTTTATTTAAAAACAATGAAATAAAACTCATTGATAAAAGAAAAGAATTCTCGGATAAGTATTCTTTTTCATTTGAATCTAAATCACCACTGAGTTGGAAAGCAGGACAGCATGGTCTATTTAATTTTAAAGGTGAAAAGTTAAATAGAGGGAATTCTAGAATGTATAGTGTGGCATCTTCTCCATATGAAAAGATTATAACCATAGGTACAAAAATAGGGGAAAATCCTAGTGAATTTAAAGCTAAACTAAAATCTATGGAAATTGGAGAGAGCATTTTTTTAAGAGGTCCATTTGGAGGGTTTTTCATTTCTAATGATAATAAAAGTATTGCTATGATAGCTGGAGGTATCGGTATTACGCCTATGAGAGCTATATTGAAAGATTTAGAATATAAAGATAGAAAAGGAAAGGTAAAGCTATTTTATATAGATAGCAAAAGGGAGTATGTGTTTAAAGATGAATTAGACAAAATAAGTAATAACAATCCTAAAATGAATATTATATATTTAAAAGATAGAAAAGATTTGGAAGAAAATATATTAGACTATATAAAGAAACATAAAAATAATTCATTATACTTTATATCGGGTAATCCAAATATGGTAAAGGAAATTAGAATCAAGCTTAAAGATAATGGAATTAAAAGAAAAAACATTATAAACGATCGCTTTAGGGGATATAAATAG
- a CDS encoding NAD(P)H-binding protein: MVTGASGNIGQYVVEELLTFKKDIKAAVHNIEKAKTLFKDKENVELVKFDFLDKKTFEKALEGVRAIFLVRPPNLAEPQKDRLPFLKAAKGKGIEKIVFVSLLGVGKNPIVPHRKIEHIIKNLSIPYVFLRLIFLCKT, from the coding sequence TTGGTAACAGGCGCAAGTGGTAATATTGGTCAATATGTAGTAGAAGAGTTACTGACTTTTAAAAAGGATATAAAAGCAGCAGTTCATAATATAGAAAAAGCTAAAACTTTATTTAAAGATAAAGAAAATGTAGAATTAGTAAAATTCGACTTTTTAGATAAGAAGACGTTTGAAAAAGCATTAGAAGGAGTTCGAGCTATTTTTTTAGTGAGGCCTCCCAATCTTGCAGAACCACAAAAAGATAGGCTCCCTTTTTTAAAAGCTGCTAAAGGAAAGGGAATAGAGAAAATTGTATTTGTATCTCTTCTTGGAGTTGGAAAGAATCCAATAGTACCTCATAGAAAGATTGAACATATCATAAAAAACCTAAGCATACCTTATGTGTTTTTAAGACTAATTTTTTTATGCAAAACTTAA
- a CDS encoding MarR family winged helix-turn-helix transcriptional regulator, translated as MNIGYTINYCSKLLKNRLNKDLEIEDITVSQFATIKDIEMNSFKDGKEVGATAVEISERLDMDKPTISGIINRLTDKQYIEKQPNPNDKRSFILKLTKESKKKLPKLEEISNKVLSDATEGLTNEEVLLFKNTISKIIKNMR; from the coding sequence ATGAATATTGGTTATACAATAAATTATTGTTCAAAACTATTAAAAAATAGATTAAATAAAGATCTTGAAATAGAGGACATCACAGTATCTCAATTTGCAACTATAAAAGATATTGAAATGAATTCTTTTAAAGATGGAAAAGAGGTAGGGGCTACAGCGGTTGAAATATCTGAAAGATTAGATATGGACAAACCAACTATATCAGGAATCATAAATAGACTTACAGATAAACAATATATAGAAAAACAACCAAATCCTAATGATAAAAGGTCCTTTATATTAAAGTTAACAAAAGAATCTAAAAAAAAACTTCCTAAGCTAGAAGAAATAAGCAACAAAGTACTATCTGACGCAACAGAAGGATTAACTAATGAAGAAGTTCTACTATTTAAAAATACAATAAGTAAGATCATAAAAAATATGAGGTAA
- a CDS encoding isochorismatase family protein → MGKKALVIVDVQNDFCEGGALGVTGGREVANNVVSYIDRFSEEYPVIFGTRDFHEANNDNGGHFATPPAEPDFMDTWPVHCVQGTEGVEYADARIRQDVDIHIVKGMGRPDYSGFQGVIQGTGVSLEDALRSLGVTEVDIVGIATDYCVKATALDAVTAGFKVSVVATLTAAVSDGEGALIDMVAAGVNIVSLEEN, encoded by the coding sequence ATGGGTAAGAAGGCTTTGGTTATTGTTGATGTGCAGAATGATTTCTGTGAAGGTGGCGCTCTAGGTGTGACTGGAGGGCGTGAAGTAGCAAATAATGTTGTCAGCTACATTGATCGATTCTCTGAGGAATACCCGGTCATTTTTGGTACCCGTGACTTCCACGAGGCTAACAATGACAACGGTGGACACTTTGCAACACCGCCTGCTGAGCCTGATTTTATGGACACATGGCCAGTTCACTGTGTTCAGGGAACTGAGGGTGTTGAGTACGCTGATGCAAGGATCCGCCAAGACGTTGACATTCACATCGTCAAGGGGATGGGTCGCCCGGATTACAGTGGTTTTCAGGGAGTGATCCAAGGGACAGGCGTTTCTCTGGAAGATGCGCTCCGCTCGTTGGGCGTTACAGAGGTTGACATTGTTGGAATTGCTACCGATTACTGTGTCAAGGCTACTGCTCTGGATGCGGTGACTGCTGGATTCAAGGTTTCGGTTGTCGCTACTCTCACGGCTGCTGTCAGTGACGGCGAGGGAGCCTTGATTGATATGGTTGCGGCTGGCGTCAACATCGTGTCCCTTGAAGAAAACTGA
- a CDS encoding flotillin family protein: MDSTLFGTVGVIAIGVILLILLVSRYRTASPAEALIISGTALGNKNVFIDPETNNKMKIVSGGGTFVWPIIQTVNKLSLLSSKLDVRTPEVYTKEGVPVAVDGTVIIKIGSTSEDVATAAEQYLGKTTEQLESEAKEVLEGHLRSILGRMTVEDIYKNRDVFNSNVQEEAASDLAKMGLVIVSFTVKEVTDKNGYLEALGQGRIAEVKRDADIKTANADKETRIQRALADQKSQEAELQRETETANAKKEKSLLLSTYEREQNIAKAEAESAYDLRRAELKKRVVVEEGNALITEREKQIELQEKETIKKEREYDATVRKKAEAERYAVEQSAIASKNRSIAESEARAKEIELNGQAEAESIRLIGQANAESKTAWAKAMEGIGSSAITTMLIEAYPSIIKASAEPLGNIDKITVVDSGDGNGASAITKTATNVLASTQEALKDATGLDLIELINSMAGTKNIGRQINNLNDTLSQPTTETDTTVVAEDSE, from the coding sequence ATGGATTCAACCTTATTTGGAACAGTTGGCGTTATCGCCATTGGTGTTATTTTATTAATATTGTTAGTTAGTCGTTACCGTACCGCTTCGCCAGCCGAAGCGTTAATTATTTCTGGGACAGCTTTGGGAAACAAAAACGTCTTTATAGATCCTGAAACAAACAACAAGATGAAAATCGTTAGCGGAGGCGGAACGTTCGTTTGGCCTATTATTCAAACCGTTAATAAATTATCACTTTTATCCTCTAAATTAGATGTTCGTACACCAGAAGTTTATACTAAAGAGGGTGTGCCGGTCGCAGTTGACGGGACCGTTATTATTAAGATCGGGTCAACGTCTGAAGATGTTGCAACGGCTGCAGAACAATATTTAGGTAAAACAACGGAGCAATTAGAGAGCGAAGCTAAAGAAGTTTTAGAAGGTCACTTGCGTTCTATTTTGGGTCGTATGACCGTTGAAGATATCTATAAAAACAGAGATGTCTTTAACAGTAACGTACAAGAAGAAGCTGCAAGCGATTTAGCTAAAATGGGCTTAGTGATTGTATCGTTCACCGTAAAAGAAGTGACGGATAAAAATGGTTACTTAGAAGCATTAGGTCAAGGTCGTATTGCCGAAGTCAAACGTGATGCTGACATTAAGACAGCCAACGCAGACAAAGAAACACGTATTCAACGTGCTTTAGCCGATCAAAAATCTCAAGAAGCTGAATTACAACGTGAAACAGAAACAGCGAACGCTAAAAAAGAGAAAAGTTTATTGTTATCTACGTATGAGAGAGAACAAAATATCGCTAAGGCCGAAGCTGAAAGTGCTTATGACTTGAGACGTGCTGAATTAAAAAAACGCGTTGTTGTTGAAGAAGGTAACGCATTAATTACAGAGCGTGAAAAACAAATTGAACTACAAGAGAAAGAAACAATCAAGAAAGAGCGCGAATACGACGCAACCGTTCGTAAGAAAGCCGAAGCTGAACGTTACGCTGTTGAACAAAGCGCTATCGCTAGTAAAAATAGATCCATTGCTGAATCTGAAGCTAGAGCTAAAGAAATCGAACTAAATGGTCAAGCTGAAGCTGAAAGTATTCGTTTGATCGGTCAAGCTAACGCCGAAAGTAAGACAGCATGGGCTAAAGCCATGGAGGGTATCGGAAGTTCAGCCATTACGACGATGCTGATTGAAGCTTACCCATCTATTATCAAAGCATCTGCAGAACCACTAGGCAACATTGACAAGATAACGGTTGTTGATAGCGGAGACGGCAATGGTGCATCAGCTATTACTAAGACAGCAACAAATGTGCTAGCTTCGACACAAGAAGCCCTTAAAGACGCAACAGGTTTAGACCTAATTGAATTGATTAATTCAATGGCTGGAACAAAGAATATTGGTCGTCAAATCAACAATTTGAATGACACACTTAGCCAGCCAACAACTGAAACTGATACAACCGTAGTCGCAGAAGATTCAGAATAA
- a CDS encoding membrane protein: MLTVVLENPLYLQYAFAGCIAVAILTLPLKDSISVGFYDISDFFVTGMIAFFITYGILISERKTVSIILFAGIFFVVMVAIMLMNILVILPFKGRAENSSITSIYQLEGKEGKISVPISLNKTGEVIVYTGFTRVNKMAKIYENDDGITDIPINENVLVMDVRDRVLYVLPYNNSIKDITRRVPTWNENKKKQASKNRARRK, encoded by the coding sequence ATGCTAACTGTTGTATTAGAGAATCCGTTGTACTTACAGTATGCTTTTGCCGGCTGTATAGCCGTAGCCATTTTAACGTTGCCATTGAAAGATAGTATTAGTGTCGGTTTTTATGACATTAGTGACTTCTTTGTTACCGGTATGATTGCCTTTTTCATTACATACGGAATTCTAATATCTGAACGTAAAACAGTATCTATTATATTATTTGCAGGTATTTTTTTTGTCGTTATGGTCGCCATTATGTTAATGAATATTCTGGTTATCTTACCGTTTAAGGGACGTGCCGAAAATTCCAGTATTACCTCTATTTATCAATTAGAGGGTAAAGAGGGAAAGATTTCCGTTCCAATTTCGCTTAATAAAACAGGTGAAGTCATTGTTTATACGGGGTTCACACGAGTCAATAAAATGGCTAAAATTTACGAAAATGACGACGGCATAACAGACATTCCAATAAACGAAAATGTCTTGGTTATGGACGTCAGAGACCGCGTATTATATGTATTACCGTATAATAATAGCATTAAAGACATCACCAGACGAGTGCCGACATGGAACGAAAATAAAAAGAAACAAGCTTCAAAAAATAGAGCAAGAAGAAAGTAG
- a CDS encoding DUF3953 domain-containing protein: MLLIGRLIFTVVGSLLAIYSLVTENGAFLPFMVLSIGFTMLIAGVEEFQKERKLQSAFYVSTFLFLFFVFFQGLLPL, encoded by the coding sequence ATGCTTCTAATAGGACGTTTGATTTTTACAGTAGTTGGTTCATTACTTGCTATATATTCACTAGTGACAGAAAATGGTGCCTTTCTACCTTTTATGGTCTTGTCTATAGGCTTCACGATGCTCATTGCAGGAGTAGAAGAGTTTCAGAAAGAAAGAAAACTACAAAGTGCTTTTTACGTTAGTACGTTTTTATTTTTATTCTTTGTTTTCTTTCAAGGGTTGTTGCCTCTTTAA
- a CDS encoding peptide transporter: MEGWKINTLIKSLKQFVSLISVPLGIIFIVCLSYSLPLSMRNPSLFWNLMKETMTQLFTYSNIMELPKLYQQTNGSYTLKLISVSLVLTICLLVLYSYFFPNLKNKTVVKFIQSLEDLESLPVVGIVLFIHWFSVVIYKETSFYLFKTVGTPREPAIVVPLIILTIFPIIFLIKYMTPYIKDVYQSNYVIFAKSLGYSRKKLFISYVIPNLVSFLENMIKFIYLEMITVMLFIEIQFNTEGLLTGLRNTQIMPATHSPQIIVINYLFLLLIPYVFISLFFKLRIK, encoded by the coding sequence TTGGAGGGATGGAAAATCAACACACTTATTAAAAGCTTAAAACAGTTTGTGTCACTTATTTCTGTACCGTTAGGGATTATTTTTATTGTTTGTTTGAGTTATTCATTGCCTTTAAGTATGAGGAACCCCAGCTTATTCTGGAACTTAATGAAAGAAACAATGACACAACTTTTTACATATTCTAATATTATGGAGTTACCTAAGCTATACCAACAAACCAACGGCAGCTATACCCTAAAACTAATCAGTGTCAGTCTAGTCCTAACCATCTGCTTGTTAGTTTTGTATAGTTATTTTTTTCCAAACTTAAAAAATAAAACAGTCGTGAAGTTTATCCAATCCTTAGAAGATCTTGAAAGCTTGCCCGTTGTCGGTATCGTTCTTTTTATCCATTGGTTTAGTGTCGTTATCTACAAAGAGACATCTTTTTATCTTTTTAAAACAGTTGGGACTCCCAGAGAACCCGCGATAGTCGTTCCATTAATTATATTGACTATTTTCCCCATTATTTTTTTAATTAAATATATGACCCCCTATATTAAAGACGTTTATCAGTCTAATTATGTCATCTTTGCGAAGTCACTGGGATATTCTAGAAAGAAACTCTTTATTTCTTATGTTATTCCTAATTTAGTCTCTTTTTTAGAAAATATGATAAAGTTTATTTATTTAGAAATGATTACAGTCATGCTTTTCATTGAAATTCAATTTAATACAGAGGGATTACTAACTGGATTAAGAAATACCCAAATCATGCCTGCTACTCATAGCCCACAAATAATCGTGATTAATTATTTGTTCTTATTGTTGATTCCGTATGTCTTTATAAGCCTTTTTTTTAAGCTAAGAATTAAATAA
- a CDS encoding GTP pyrophosphokinase, with amino-acid sequence MENDYFKMILLRETISPHISEETVEIEQLTNFRELMLAYNAAIRAVTTKLEILNDELSHHDKKNPIQVIKSRVKEPASIVRKLQKMDKDITTTAIVSSLNDVAGVRVVVAFIDDIYTVADMLVKQDDVTLIDAKDYVKNPKSNGYRSYHMIIAVPIFFSDRKQSVKVEVQIRTVAMDFWASLEYQLKYKENLKDSNSIEIELKECAETIARTDLKMLEIKNKIEGNKLPRKKHRLYVIKDRTKKKKRNDTHNLQIHEMR; translated from the coding sequence TTGGAAAATGATTATTTTAAGATGATACTTTTAAGGGAGACAATATCCCCACATATATCGGAAGAAACGGTTGAGATTGAACAACTAACAAACTTTAGAGAGCTTATGTTAGCTTACAATGCTGCTATCAGAGCGGTAACTACAAAATTGGAAATACTAAATGATGAATTATCTCATCATGATAAAAAAAATCCCATACAAGTTATTAAATCGAGGGTTAAGGAGCCAGCAAGTATCGTTCGTAAACTTCAGAAAATGGATAAGGATATAACAACAACAGCTATCGTATCTTCTCTAAACGACGTCGCTGGTGTACGTGTGGTCGTTGCATTTATTGATGATATATACACAGTTGCGGATATGCTTGTTAAGCAAGATGACGTAACGTTAATAGATGCAAAAGACTATGTTAAAAACCCTAAGTCAAATGGCTATAGAAGTTATCATATGATTATAGCCGTCCCTATTTTCTTTTCGGATAGAAAACAATCTGTAAAAGTAGAAGTACAAATTCGTACCGTTGCAATGGATTTTTGGGCGAGCCTTGAATATCAGTTAAAGTATAAAGAAAATTTAAAAGACTCCAATAGTATTGAAATTGAATTGAAAGAATGCGCAGAAACGATTGCTAGGACAGATTTAAAGATGCTGGAGATTAAAAATAAGATAGAAGGCAATAAACTCCCTAGAAAGAAGCATCGATTATATGTTATTAAAGATAGAACTAAAAAGAAAAAAAGGAATGACACTCATAATTTACAAATACATGAAATGAGATAA
- a CDS encoding heavy metal translocating P-type ATPase, whose product MANSKKKQPHEEHPHGKAPIILYFIGLALAIIALLLTDNYLFLQNSLFSIATITAGYHVIIIEGLSETIENTKNKKNFTPNSHILMGLAAIGASLIGSFWEGTLLILIFSGAHFLEDYAEGRSKREMTKLMEMNPTTAKLIMPDGKTETVAVEDLKVGDQLQVLNGDQVPIDGTILSGSTSINESAINGESMPKEKTTGDSVYASTINGTGTFSMEVTKENKDTVFSKILQLVNQNQDNQTKAASIIQKFEPTYVTFVLVATSLIILLAPFLFDWTWSESIYKGLVLLVAASPCALAASTVSVTLSTTSNLAKKGVLSKGSTYLSQLADIDAIAFDKTGTLTRGKPEVTNYSFTDFVNEETIIDVIVALEKESNHPLANAILEKFEPKNKLDIEVTNQIGKGLTGNYEGKKYQIGKPTSFEKVSEEDKQLNKEWASEGNTVVYVAEDEKVIGLIALMDVPSEHAKATIAYFKKLGIHTTLITGDSEMTGQAVGKELGIDEVIANVMPADKSAIMDEQKQKYGVTAMVGDGVNDAPALVKADVGIAMGDGTDVAVDVSDLVLMQNNLSKLVNAHKISLRMKRVIWQNIIFSMIVVAFLIVVSLLGLTDIAISVLVHEGSTLIVILNGLRLLRTN is encoded by the coding sequence ATGGCTAATAGTAAAAAAAAACAGCCTCACGAAGAGCACCCTCATGGAAAGGCCCCCATCATTTTATATTTTATTGGTTTAGCACTGGCGATTATCGCATTATTATTGACCGATAACTACCTATTCCTACAAAACAGTTTATTTTCAATCGCTACAATTACAGCTGGGTATCACGTCATTATTATTGAAGGATTAAGCGAGACTATCGAAAACACCAAAAATAAAAAGAACTTTACACCTAATTCTCATATTTTAATGGGACTAGCTGCAATTGGAGCTTCTCTAATAGGTAGTTTTTGGGAAGGAACATTATTGATTCTCATTTTCTCTGGAGCTCATTTTCTTGAAGACTACGCTGAAGGCAGAAGCAAAAGAGAAATGACTAAGTTGATGGAAATGAATCCAACAACAGCTAAATTAATTATGCCTGATGGAAAGACTGAAACCGTTGCTGTCGAGGATTTAAAAGTTGGAGATCAATTACAAGTGTTAAACGGTGATCAAGTACCTATTGATGGAACCATTCTATCGGGCTCTACTTCTATTAACGAATCTGCTATTAACGGTGAAAGTATGCCTAAAGAAAAGACAACAGGCGATAGTGTTTATGCAAGTACCATAAATGGAACAGGTACTTTCTCGATGGAAGTTACAAAAGAAAATAAAGATACTGTGTTCTCAAAAATTTTACAATTAGTGAATCAAAATCAAGACAACCAAACAAAAGCAGCTAGTATCATTCAAAAATTTGAACCTACGTACGTTACGTTTGTTTTGGTTGCAACCTCACTTATTATTTTACTTGCCCCCTTTTTGTTTGATTGGACATGGTCAGAGAGTATTTACAAAGGGTTAGTTCTTTTGGTTGCAGCCTCTCCTTGTGCCTTAGCAGCCAGTACCGTTTCCGTAACCTTGTCAACCACATCGAACCTTGCGAAAAAAGGGGTTCTTTCAAAAGGAAGCACGTATCTATCACAATTAGCAGATATAGACGCTATTGCTTTTGATAAAACTGGAACTCTTACACGTGGAAAACCAGAAGTTACGAATTACTCTTTTACTGATTTTGTAAATGAAGAAACTATCATTGATGTTATAGTGGCTCTTGAAAAAGAATCGAATCATCCTTTAGCCAATGCTATTTTAGAAAAATTTGAACCTAAAAATAAGTTAGACATAGAAGTAACCAATCAAATCGGTAAAGGTTTAACTGGTAATTACGAAGGGAAAAAATATCAGATAGGGAAACCAACTTCTTTTGAAAAGGTCTCTGAAGAAGATAAACAATTAAACAAAGAATGGGCTTCAGAAGGGAACACAGTCGTTTACGTAGCAGAAGATGAAAAAGTGATTGGTCTGATAGCACTAATGGATGTTCCTAGCGAACACGCAAAAGCAACGATTGCTTACTTCAAAAAACTTGGTATTCATACGACGTTAATTACTGGAGATTCCGAAATGACAGGACAAGCTGTTGGTAAAGAATTAGGCATAGATGAAGTCATTGCCAATGTCATGCCGGCAGACAAATCAGCTATTATGGATGAACAAAAACAAAAATATGGAGTGACGGCTATGGTAGGAGATGGTGTAAACGATGCACCTGCCCTTGTGAAGGCAGACGTCGGAATAGCTATGGGAGATGGTACTGATGTAGCAGTAGATGTATCTGATCTCGTTTTAATGCAGAATAATTTATCTAAATTAGTTAATGCACATAAAATTTCTTTGAGAATGAAACGTGTTATTTGGCAAAACATTATTTTCTCAATGATTGTTGTAGCTTTTTTAATTGTAGTCAGTTTATTGGGGCTAACGGACATAGCTATTAGTGTACTTGTTCATGAAGGAAGTACATTAATCGTTATCTTGAATGGTCTTAGGTTATTAAGGACTAATTAA
- a CDS encoding cryptochrome/photolyase family protein: protein MVSVMWFRRDLRLEDNVALRQAFQESDSLVLLFHVNPKQFLGENSLNQAAFFRSVEVLRDEVKRKKGTLHILYGDLEECFLKLKKEIPGWSDIYINRDETGYGLERDKIASNIFKELGVKAHGYYDHHIHSAKEIKTNSGTYYKVFTPYFNKWRELQKPGVVEVIVDNKKLIKEPLFSKDEDQFNSFLDKQIPIKELQLGNQAAHERLAEFINCDLNNYNEARDYPLKNATSHLSKHLRTGEISIRTVFDQVNRSKNSLGKETFIKELAWRDFYNMIYASHPDQKYNSINPSFRQVEWENDKQFFSNWKEGKTGFPLVDAAMRQLKETGWMHNRLRMVTASFLTKDLLIDWRWGEQYFQEMLIDYDSASNIGGWQWAASTGTDSVPYFRIFNPTTQSEKYDKDGDFIKRYIPELENMTSLKIHDPSKLSEKEQNEFGMIIGKHYPEPIVSHKQRRKLTIKAFEDSKKNST, encoded by the coding sequence TTGGTATCAGTTATGTGGTTTAGAAGAGATTTAAGATTAGAAGACAATGTGGCACTGAGACAGGCTTTTCAAGAGTCAGACTCCCTAGTGCTGCTGTTTCATGTAAATCCGAAGCAGTTTTTAGGTGAAAATTCACTAAATCAAGCGGCTTTTTTTAGAAGTGTAGAAGTTTTGCGTGATGAAGTGAAAAGAAAAAAGGGTACTCTGCATATTTTATATGGCGATCTTGAAGAGTGTTTTTTAAAATTAAAAAAAGAGATTCCTGGTTGGTCAGATATTTATATAAATAGAGATGAAACTGGGTACGGTCTTGAGCGAGATAAGATAGCAAGTAATATTTTCAAAGAATTGGGAGTCAAGGCTCATGGCTATTATGATCATCATATCCATTCAGCTAAAGAAATAAAGACTAATTCTGGAACCTATTATAAGGTGTTTACGCCTTATTTCAATAAATGGAGAGAACTACAAAAACCTGGTGTAGTTGAAGTAATAGTTGATAATAAAAAATTAATTAAAGAGCCATTATTTTCAAAAGATGAAGACCAGTTTAATTCTTTTCTTGATAAACAGATTCCTATTAAAGAATTACAGCTAGGCAATCAAGCAGCTCATGAGCGTTTAGCTGAATTTATTAACTGTGATTTGAATAATTATAATGAGGCCAGAGATTATCCGCTAAAAAATGCAACAAGCCATTTATCCAAACACTTAAGAACAGGTGAAATTTCCATTCGGACTGTTTTTGACCAAGTTAATCGTTCAAAAAATTCTTTAGGTAAAGAAACATTTATTAAAGAGCTGGCTTGGAGAGATTTTTACAATATGATCTATGCTTCCCATCCAGACCAGAAATACAATTCAATTAACCCCTCTTTTCGTCAAGTTGAGTGGGAGAATGATAAGCAATTTTTCAGCAATTGGAAAGAGGGAAAGACAGGTTTTCCACTAGTCGATGCCGCAATGCGACAGTTAAAAGAAACCGGATGGATGCATAACCGGCTGCGTATGGTAACAGCTTCTTTTTTAACCAAAGACTTGTTAATTGACTGGAGGTGGGGAGAACAATACTTTCAAGAAATGCTCATTGATTATGATTCGGCTAGTAATATAGGCGGGTGGCAATGGGCGGCTTCAACAGGGACAGACAGCGTTCCTTATTTCAGAATATTCAACCCGACAACACAGTCAGAGAAGTATGACAAAGATGGAGATTTCATAAAGCGCTACATTCCTGAGCTTGAGAATATGACTAGTTTAAAGATACATGATCCGTCAAAGCTTTCTGAAAAAGAGCAAAATGAATTTGGAATGATCATAGGGAAACATTACCCTGAGCCAATTGTCTCACACAAACAAAGGCGAAAGTTAACCATTAAAGCATTTGAAGATAGTAAAAAAAACAGCACTTAA
- a CDS encoding terminase gpP N-terminus-related DNA-binding protein, with protein MLRQEEENARVVKRAIKLYKSQQYSVEEITEMTGIRYATLYRYVKNH; from the coding sequence GTGCTAAGGCAAGAGGAAGAAAATGCACGAGTTGTGAAACGAGCGATCAAGCTCTACAAGAGCCAGCAATATAGTGTGGAGGAGATTACAGAAATGACTGGAATCAGATATGCGACTCTCTATCGGTATGTAAAAAACCACTAG
- a CDS encoding recombinase family protein produces the protein MHEKVSGISNNKDGLNDLLNKMISSDTLVGTRMDRLGRNTK, from the coding sequence ATTCATGAGAAAGTTTCTGGTATTTCAAATAATAAAGATGGGTTAAATGATTTGTTAAACAAAATGATTTCAAGCGATACATTAGTAGGGACAAGAATGGATAGATTAGGAAGAAATACAAAGTAA